CTTTTGTTTGTTCTGATCCATATCGCCCTCGTTAGGTGCTTTTAACTATCTTGTTGACCAGTAGTATACTGGATGTTCATACAGTATCAAGTTTATTCCATAAAATTCCTAAAAGAGTTTTGCCTAATTTGCTGGCAGCTTTTATCCTTGCAGCTTCGTTTAACTAAATAGCAATTATTCGATTACGCCGATGACTGAAACAAACCTAGAAAAACATACGCCGATGATGCGCCAATACCTCAACCTAAAGGCGCAACACCCCGATATTTTACTGTTTTATCGAATGGGCGATTTCTATGAATTGTTTTACGATGACGCTAAACGCGCTTCAGAGTTAATGGATATTTCACTCACCAAACGTGGGCAATCCGCTGGCACACCTATTCCCATGGCGGGCATTCCTTATCATGCTGCTGAAAACTACCTATCACGATTAGTGCAGCTGGGTGAGTCGGTGGCTATTTGTGAACAGATAGGCGACCCTGCTACCAGCAAAGGTCCAGTTGAGCGTAAAGTTGTTAGGATTATTACCCCAGGCACGGTTAGTGATGAAGCACTACTAGAAGAAAAGCACGACAACCTATTGGTTAGCGTTGTGAACCAACAGCAGCAAATTGGTCTCGCTTATCTGGATATTGCCAGTGGTCGCTTCGTTATCAATCAGTTTAATGGTGAAGATCAGCTACAAGCAGAATTGCAAAGATTAAACCCTGCCGAACTGCTCTACCCCGACGATTTTGAATACTACTCAAGCCTGCAAAACTATAAGGGTTTACGCCGACGAGGTGAGTGGGAATTTGATTTAGCCACAGCAGAAAAAGTGCTAAACCAGCAGTTTGGTACTCGTCATCTAGATGGTTTTGGCGTAAGTGAATATCCACTCGCCTTATCGGCAGCGGGTTGCTTATTGCAATATGTACAGGATACACAACGCACCGCATTGCCACATATCAATGCCATTATTATTGAAAGCCAAAGTCAGTTTATTCAGTTAGATGCTGCTAGTCGCAAGAACTTAGAACTTACTCGAAACTTATCTGGCACTTACGACAATACACTTAGCACTATACTAGATCGTAGCGCAACAGCCATGGGCAGCCGCTTACTCAATCGCTGGATTCATCAACCGCTAAGTAATCAGCAAGAAGTTGTCGCTCGCCAAGATTGCATTGCTGAGATGCTAAGTTCAGACCTCTACCCACAGCTACAAAGCATTCTTAAATCCATTGGTGACATTGAGCGTATTTTGGCGCGTTTAGCACTGCGCTCAGCTCGTCCCCGCGATTTAGCTCGCTTACGCAATGCCTTTGAGCAACTCCCAGAGCTACAAAGTTACTTGCACAATAGTCAGGCCTTGGCACCCTTAGCTAAGACCATTGGAGAATTTCCAGATACACTGGGTTTGCTGCAAAGTGCCATAATCGATAATCCTCCAGTACTTATTCGCGATGGAGGGGTAATTGCTCCAGGCTACAATCAAGAACTCGATGAGTGGCGAAACTTAAGTGAAGGCGCAACTCAGTTTTTAAGAGATATTGAGCAACGCGAACGAGAACAAACCGGTATCGCTAACCTCAAAATTGGCTATAACAAAGTACACGGTTTTTATATTGAAGTTAGCCGAGCACAAGCAGAGCAAGTTCCTGATCATTATATTCGCCGCCAAACTTTAAAGAATATGGAACGCTACATCATTGCCGAGCTGAAAGAACACGAAGAAAAAGTGCTTTCTAGCCAGGGTAAAGCGCTCGCTCTAGAGAAACAGCTATACGAACAACTTCTCGACCTGTTAATGCCTGCGCTAAGCAAAATGCAACAAAGCGCCCAAGCCGTTGCTCAGCTAGATGTTCTCGCTTGTCTGGCGGAAAGAGCCGAAAGCTTAAACTACTCTCGCCCAAGCTTTAGTAAAAGCTCGGGTATTAATATCCAAGGTGGCCGTCACCCAGTAGTCGAACAGGTACATGACACACCTTTTATCGCCAACCCAGTTCAGCTTAACAAACAACGACAGTTGTTGATTGTAACTGGCCCTAACATGGGGGGGAAGTCAACCTACATGCGCCAAACCGCGCTTATATGCTTAATGGCTTATATGGGCAGTTTTGTTCCAGCTGATGGCGCGGAACTAGGTCCGATTGATAAGATCTTCACGCGTATTGGCGCGTCAGATGACCTGGCAAGTGGTCGTTCAACCTTTATGGTTGAGATGACTGAAACAGCAAATATTTTGCATAACGCCACTGCCAATAGCCTAGTGCTAATGGATGAAATCGGCAGAGGAACAAGCACTTATGATGGCATGTCGCTGGCCTGGGCAGTAGCGCAAGCCCTTGCAAAACTTAAATCACAAACGCTATTTGCCACCCATTACTTTGAGTTAACCCAACTTCCAGAGCTATTGGAAGGGGTAGCCAATGTACATTTAGACGCGGTTGAACATCAGGACACCATCGCATTTATGCATCAAGTTCAAGATGGAGCAGCTAGTAAAAGCTATGGTTTGCAAGTGGCCGCTCTTGCCGGCATTCCAAAAACAGTCATCAACCAAGCTAAACGAAAGCTCAAACAACTTGAAGCCACTGAGTCTACTGGTTCTAATGCGATAAATGGAGACTTAGCTGGTCAATTAAATATGGACTTAGGCGAGCCTGACCCTCATCCGGTTTTAATACAGCTCAATAAGCTAGATCCTAATGAATTATCGCCTAAAGCGGCTTTAGATTTTCTGTTCAAACTTAAACAACAAAGCCAATAAGCCTTTAATTTAAATAACAAAAAAAGGAAGCCTAAGCTTCCTTTTTTACTATTTTGAGGATTGTTTTTCTACACTTTAAATAGCGAGTCTATCGATAAGTTTTGTAGAGAAAGAATATCCCGTAAACGACGCAGTGCTTCGACTTGAATTTGTCTTACTCGTTCCCGCGTTAAACCAATTTCTCTACCAACATCTTCCAAGGTAGAGGCTTCGTAACCTAACAATCCAAAACGGCGTGCTAACACTTCGCGCTGTTTACTGTTGAGTTCGCCTAACCAACCAACAATGCTATTTTTCATATCATCATCTTGGGTTTTATGCTCTGGACCGTGATCGTTTTCGTCAGAAATGATATCAAGCAAAGCCTTATCGTTATCACCGCCGATAGGGGTATCAACTGAGCTGATACGCTCGTTTAAACGCAGCATTTTGGTTACGTCTTCAACTGGGCGGTCTAAGGTTTCGGCAATTTCTTCAGCGGTAGGTTCATGGTCTAAACGATGCGCTAGTTCACGAGCGGTACGTAAATACACGTTGAGTTCTTTAACCACATGAATAGGTAAACGAATAGTTCGTGTTTGATTCATAATCGCACGTTCAATGGTTTGACGAATCCACCAAGTCGCATAGGTTGAGAAGCGGAAACCGCGTTCTGGGTCAAACTTTTCCACAGCACGAATCAACCCGAGGTTCCCTTCCTCGATTAAATCTAACAGTGCTAAACCTCGATTATTATAGCGGCGAGCGATTTTCACTACTAAGCGAAGGTTACTTTCAATCATTCGTTTACGCGCAGCTTCATCACCTCTTAAGGCACGCCGAGCGTATAGAACTTCTTCTTCTGCGGTGAGTAGTGGAGAGAAACCAATTTCACCAAGATAGAGCTGAGTAGCATCTAAACTCTTGGACACATCGGCTTGCATGATGTCATCTTTGTCTGATTTTTTGCTAACAGATTGATTCTTAGAACCTTCTGTTGAAACGCTTTTAAGTTTTACAGCAGTTTTTACTTGGGTCATAGCATAACCTCCCTGAACAAGACCTGATTGCGATTATTGTTATGTGCAATCTAGGCTAGAGTGCCGGTAGATACTTAGCTGGATCTACTGACTTTCCTTTGAAACGGATCTCAAAATGTAATCGCGTATCGGTTGTTCCTGTATCGCCCATATCGGCGATATGTTGCCCTACTACTACTTGCTGTTTTTCTTTTACACGTAAACGACTGTTGTGTGCGTAAGCACTTAAATAATCGTCGTTGTGTTTTATTATTATTAGTTTTCCGTAACCTCTTAATGCGCTGCCCGCATACACCACTCGACCCGGTGCTGAAGCTACTATTTTCTGGCCTTGTTTACCACGAATATCTAGGCCTTTATTACCGTTCTCTTTGTTAGAGAACCCCTTGATAACATTGCCTTTTGTTGGCCAAATCCAGCCTTTAACAGGGCCAGTTTTAGCTTTCGCAGTAACTTTCGGCGAGTTTTTAGCGTATGCCTTTGTTGACGTCGGTTCAAGTTCTTTTGACGATTTATTAACATCTTTAACTTGCGACTTCACAGTTTTATGCTTATTAGTTTTGGCATTACCGGACTTAACACCGCTACCTTTCAGTTTGATGGTTTGTCCAACATAAATTGTGTAAGGAGCCGGAATATTATTTCTTTTTGCCAATTGTTCGGGGTCTATCCCAGCTCGCCAAGCAATAGAGTAAAGAGTCTCGCCTTTTTTCACTTTATAGCTAGAACTGTTTAGTACCCCACGCGTCTCTGCGTTGTAGGTTCCTGCATTGGTAACTGGTGCAGGGCCTCCCTCTCGACTACAAGCTTGTAGTAAGCATAAGAGCAATAAAAAACCTAAATAACGCAGGTAATTCATTTATTTAGCGAAGCAATAAGTACGCAACCACTGCCAAAGCCACTACCAACCAGCCCAAAATTTCTACATATTTACGAAGTTGTGCTTCCATTTTCTCCCCGCCCCACATCATCAAGCCAGCAACCAAGTAGAAGCGCATACCACGGCCAACCAAGGAAATAAGCAAAAATGGAATAAATGCCATATTTAAAATACCGGCTGTGAGGGTGAAGACTTTATAAGGCACAGGGGTAAAGCTAGCGACAAAGATGACCAATACTCCCCATTTCTCAAACCACTCAAAAGCCACATCCATTTTATGCTGATAGCCCACGGATTTAATAAATGGCTCTACCAGAGGCTCATAAAAAAACTGACCTAAGGCGTAACCTAAGGCCGCTCCTAAAACAGAAAAAATAGTTGCTAACATAGCAAAGCGTAGAGCTTTGTTGGGACGAGAAAGCGCCATTGGCGCGAGCATAACGTCTACCGGAATAGGCCAAAAGATAGATTCTATAAAACTCATCCCTGAAAGATAACGTACAGCGTGGCGGTGCTCAGACCACGTCATCACTCTATCGTATAAGGCACTAAATATTTTCACGCTAATTCACCATTAATTAAAGGAACAAAACGAACGGGTTCAAGATTATGCTGGGTAAAACCTTGGGGGTGTTTTTCTATCAAGATTAGAGCCTGTTGTTGCTGTTGCTCTCCGACAGGAATAATCATTCTGCCGCCAACGCTAAGCTGCCCGACCAAAGCCTGAGGAATAGCGGCGGCAGCTGCGGTAACAATAATGGCATCAAACGGCCCTTTGCTTGCCCAACCTTGCCAACCATCGCCATGTTTTGTTGCAACATTATGTAAGTCGAGCATCTTTAAACGACGCTTGGCTTGAAATTGCAAAGTTTTAATTCGCTCAACAGAGTAAACTTGGTCCACCAAAGAGGCCAAAACTGCTGTTTGGTAGCCTGAACCAGTACCAATTTCGAGAACTTTTTTCGGCTTAGTTTGTAGTAAAATTTCGGTCATTTTTGCCACAATATAAGGCTGAGATAAAGTTTGCCCTTGGCCAATTGGCAAAGCGGTATTATCCCAAGCTTGATGTGCAAGCGCTTCGTCAATGAAATACTGTCTCGGTAATTTCGCGATAGCATTCAGAACGGCTTGGTTTTGTATACCGTGTTGACGCAGTTGATTCACCAATTTCACACTATTTGGGCTTTCGCCAAATTGCATTACCTTGCCTCCCAATCCTTGATCCATGTGTCTAGTTTGCCAATAAAGCTGTGGGCTGTCATATCTATTGTTAAAGGTGTTATTGATACATAGCCCTGAGCAACTGCGTGAAAGTCGGTGCCTTCTCCTGCATCTTGCTTTTCTCCAGGTGGACCAAGCCAATAAATGTCGTGGCCACGTGGATCTTGTTGTTTAACCATCACTTCTGCACGATGCCGGCTGCCAGCCCGAGTTACCTTTACGCCCTTAATCTGCTCCATTGGCAAATCAGGAACGTTCACATTAAGAATTTGATTACTCGGTAAGGCATGCTCGCGCAGTTGCTTAATCAACTTTAAAGTTACTTCTGCAGCGGTTTGATAGTGCTTCCCTTCACTGCCTACTAACGATACAGCAATTGCAGGTAAACCCAAGTTTCTTCCTTCCATTGCTGCAGCAACGGTACCAGAATATAGTACGTCATCACCAAGGTTGGCACCTGCGTTAATACCCGCCACCACGAGTTCTGGTAGCTCATCCACTAACTCGTTAATCGCTAGATGCACGCAGTCTGTGGGCGTCCCCTTAACAGAGATAGTTTGTTCATCTAAGTGCACAATGCGTAAGGGGTTTTCTAGAGTTAAAGAGTTGCTGGCACCGCTACAATTGCGGTCTGGGGCAACCGTTAACACCGGCGCTAGTTGCTTTAAACACTGTGCTAAACACTGAATGCCAGGTGCATGAATACCATCATCATTACTCACTAATATGGTCATGACCTTCACCTTGACAGTTTACAATTTCACGCAAAATACTGGTGGCATAGTTACCAGCACTCAGATAAAAGCTCAGCACAAGATCATTCCCATCCGCCTTGGCACTAAACTGCTGGGGTTTAAGCGCTAAAGCTCTACGTTCCATCTTTAAGCCTGCTTCACTTAAGCCTGAAATTATCTCTGGGGAAGTCCCAAGAACACTAGTCTCAAATTTTAAAGCATCACCTAAGCTAGCTAGCTCGCCCTTGCCCACCATTGGCGCAGAAAGCTCAATCTCACCTTGTTGAAAACGCGCTAAGATATCGGCATCCACTTGTTCAGCAACAAAGTATGCATTGCTGCTAGCAAACTTCATCACATCGCCAGTTAAGACCTCTGAGAAATGTTGCTGAGCAATACGTTCACTCACTGCGCGGTTAAACACCAAACTACGCGCAGCAGAAAGGTAGATACTGCGTTTATCTCGATTCTTTACTCGCTGACCAGTAAACATCGCTAAGGCGCTGTCAATATTACTGGCGCCTCGTCCAAAACGCTGGGCCCCAAAATAGTTTGGTACCCCAGCTTGGGCGACTGACTCGGCGCGCGCGATGGCATCTTGCATGTCTGAAACGTCACGCAGACGGATCCGAAAATTATTTCCTGATAGCGCGCCGCGTTTTAATTTTCGATTGTGGCGTTTAATAGCGAGAACTTTAACACCCTCGCCCAACTGCTCTGGCAGCTCTATATTGGGTTTACCTGGCAATTGAATACTAAACCACTGAGTGGTTACTGCATGCCTGTCTTTTAAGCCCGCGTAGCTAATCACCTTAGGGCTTACTTGGCAGGCTTCGGCCAACATTTTAACCACCCATGAGGTATTTTCACCGGTTTTTTCTACCTTCACCATCATGTGCTCGCCGTCGCCACTAAACTCAAAGGGCAATACTTCGTCCACACAAAAGTCATCAGCTTGCTGTTTCAGTATTCCACTGCTCTGCGGTTTACCATGTAAGTAATTGAGCTGGTTGATCTCTTGTAAATAGTTGCTCACCTAGCATTTCTCCAATAACACAACTGCATGGCTAGAAATGCCTTCTTTACGCCCTTCAAAGCCGAGCTTTTCAGTTGTTGTGGCTTTTACATTAATCTGGCTTACATCGGCTTGTAAATCTTCTGCAATATTTAGCCGCATGGCTTCTATGTGCGGCGCCATCTTAGGTGCTTGGGCCACAATGGTTAAATCAAGATTTGCCAGTTTAAAGCCACGTTCAAATATCTGCGCAACCACTTGGCGTAATAAGATTCGCGAGTCGATGCCGGCATATGCCTGATCATTGTCGGGAAAATGGTGACCGATATCGCCTAAGGCTAGTGCGCCCAACAAAGCGTCACATAAAGCATGAAGGGCAACATCGCCATCAGAGTGAGCAACAAACCCTTGCTCATAAGGAATGGCAACTCCAGCAACCATTAATGGGCCATCTCCACCAAACTTGTGAACGTCAAAACCGTGGCCAATGCGAATACTCACTTATAAATCCTCTTCAGTCTGTTGCTGGCTGATAAACCATTTTGCTAAGGCCAAATCTTCTGGGCAAGTCACTTTAATGTTATCGCTACGCCCTGTCACTAAGCTCACCGGGCAGTTCGCCCACTCCATAGCAGACGCTTCATCGGTAATCACAGCGCCAGTTAACAAGGCATTTTGTATATTGTCTTTAAGCTGCTTAACCTTAAACATTTGCGGGGTTAATGCATGCCAAAGCTGTTCTCTCGACACCGTTTGGGCAATTTTGCCATCTGCCCCGCGTTTCATCGTATCGCGAACTTGAGTGGCTAAAATACCACCATATTGCTGTAGCTCTACGGCGCTAATTAATTTGCTAATGTCACTTTGGGTAATACAAGGCCTAGCCGCATCATGCACTAAAACCCATTCATCTTGCTTAGCCGCCTTGAGCCCAGCTAACACAGAGTCAGCCCGTTCATCGCCACCAATCACTGTATTAATGCGTACGTCTTTGGCTAAGGGTAATTGGTTAAACCAAGTGTCGTTGGGGTGCAATACAATGATTAAGTTTTTAATAGCAGGGTGGGATAAAAAGACCTTGGCGGTAGTTTCTAAAATGGTCTGCTCACCTAAACGCAAATATTGTTTAGGAAGAGAGGCTTGCATACGACTACCAATACCTGCGGCAGGTAACAGCGCAGTATATTGCTTACATTCAGGTTTCATGAAATGTTGATACTCGGAGCCACTTATTGTTCTATTTCGGAGGACGGAATTATGCGATAAAAGGTTTCACCCTGCTTAATCATGCCAAGTTCATTACGCGCATGCTCTTCTACCGCGTCTAAACCGCTGCGTAGATCAGCAATTTCGGCAACCAACACCGAGTTTCTCTGCGCTAATTCTTGATTTGCTAAGTCATGCTTGGTGACCTCTTCACGCAGCGCGAAATAGTCATTAAGCGAGTTTTTGCCAAACCACAGTTGATACTGCAACAGCAAAACAATCAATATCAGTAAAATCTTAAACGAACGCATGGTTCCTCCCTAACAGAGATAATCCCATAAAGCCGTTTGTTACTCCATAAGTAGCGTGTTATTTATCTAAATCCTAGGCAAAAAAAATCCCCGCTAGTGCGAGGATTTTTAAAGCTATCGGCTTAATTCAAAAGAATTACTGGCCTTTAACTTCTTTAAGACCGTTGTAAGGTGCTTTTGAACCTAGAGCTTCTTCGATACGTAGAAGTTGGTTGTACTTAGCAACACGGTCAGAACGGCTTAGTGAACCAGTTTTGATTTGGCCAGCAGCAGTACCAACAGCTAGGTCAGCGATAGTTGCATCTTCAGTCTCGCCTGAACGGTGAGAGATAACAGCAGTGAAGCCAGCGTCTTTAGCCATTTTAATTGCAGCCAAAGTTTCAGTTAAAGAACCGATTTGGTTGAATTTAATTAGGATAGAGTTAGCGATGCCGTTGTCGATACCACGCTTAAGGATCTTAGTGTTAGTTACGAACAAATCGTCACCAACTAATTGGATTTTATCGCCCATTAGTTTGGTTTGGTGAGCAAAACCGTCCCAATCAGACTCGTCTAAGCCGTCTTCGATAGAAACGATTGGGTACTGTTCAGTAAGTTCTTGTAGGAATACGTTGAATTCTTCTGAAGTGAATTTCTTGCCTTCGCCTTTAAGGTCGTAGATGTTTGCTTCTTTGTCGTAGAACTCAGATGCAGCACAATCCATAGCTAGAGTAATGTCTTTACCTAGCTCGTAACCAGCGTTAGCAACAGCAGTTTTAATTGCAGCTAGTGCAGCTTCGTTTGACTCAAGGTTTGGAGCGAAACCACCTTCATCACCAACAGCAGTTGAGTGACCGCCAGCTTTAAGTACTTTAGCTAGTGCGTGGAATACTTCAGCGCCCATTCGTAGGCCTTCACGGAAGTTAGCAGCGCCAACAGGCTGAATCATAAATTCTTGGATGTCTACGCTGTTATCTGCGTGCTCACCACCGTTGATGATGTTCATCATTGGAAGAGGCATAGAGTAAACACCTGAAGTACCGTTTAGGTCAGCGATGTGAGCGTATAGTGGTACTTTCTTAGAAGCAGCAGCAGCTTTAGCAGCAGCTAGTGAAACAGCTAGGATAGCGTTAGCGCCAAAGTTAGCTTTGTTTTCAGTGCCGTCTAGGTCGATCATGATTTGGTCAAGCTCAGCTTGAGCCAATGCGTCTTTACCAGCAAGTGCTTCAGCGATTGGGCCGTTTACAGCTTCAACTGCTTTTAATACACCTTTGCCTAAGTAACGAGCTTTATCGCCGTCACGTAATTCTAGGGCTTCACGTGAACCAGTTGATGCGCCAGATGGAGCAGCAGCCATACCGATAGAACCGTCAGCTAGGTGTACTTCAGCTTCTACAGTTGGGTTACCGCGTGAATCCATGATTTCGCGACCAAGTACTTTTACGATATTAGACATTACTAATTTCCTCTATATAAATGAACTTATAACTCTCTAAAAAACGTTACCCGCTAATTCAGTCTAGCGAGCTTTATTAAATTCACCAGCTGCCTTTACAAACCCTGCAAACAATGGGTGTCCATCGCGAGGCGTAGACGTAAATTCAGGGTGGAATTGTGCTGCCACAAACCAAGGGTGAACTGGATTTTCAATGATTTCTACTAACTTTTTGTCAGAAGAAAGACCGGTTACTTGTAGGCCTTTCGCGGTAATTTTTGGCAAAATAGTATTATTAACTTCGTAGCGATGGCGGTGACGTTCATAAATTTCTACACTGCCATACAGTTCTGCAACTTTAGAGCCTTTGGTTAAATGACAAAGCTGCGAGCCAAGGCGCATTGTGCCGCCTAGGTCTGAGTCTACATCGCGAGTTTCTACTTTACCGTCTTCATCAATCCACTCAGTAATCAAACCTACCACTGGGTGTTTTGATTTAGGGTCAAACTCACTAGAGTGAGCACCTTTAAGGCCAGCTACGTTACGTGCGTATTCGATTAACGCCACTTGCATACCTAAACAAATACCCAAGTAAGGTACCTTATTCTCACGAGCATATTGCGCGGCTAAGATTTTACCTTCTACGCCACGTTCGCCAAAACCGCCCGGTACCAAGATCGCGTCTAAGTCTTTAAGTACATCCGTACCTTTCACTTCTAGATCTTGCGAATCCACATACTGAATTTTCACACTCAAACGGTTTTTAAGTCCGCCGTGTTTTAGTGCTTCGTTAACTGATTTGTAGGCATCTGGTAACTCAACGTATTTGCCTACCATACCAATCACAATCTCATTGGTTGGATTAGCTTCTTCGTAGATAACTTGTTCCCACTCGCTCAAATCCGCTTCTTCACAATTGATACCAAAACGTTCGGTAACCAGAGCGTCTAAGCCTTGAGACTTAAGCAATGCTGGGATTTTATAGATGCTATCAACATCTTTTAAGGAGATTACCGCACGGTCTGGTACGTTAGTAAACAAGGCGATTTTTGCGCGCTCGTTAGCCGGAATCGCACGGTCGCTACGACAAATAAGAATGTCAGGCTGAATACCAATAGAACGCAACTCTTTTACCGAGTGCTGAGTAGGCTTAGTTTTTACTTCGCCAGCAGCACCTAAATACGGTACTAAGGTTAGGTGCATGTACATGGCGCGTTCACGACCAATTTCAGTACCTAATTGACGAATAGCTTCTAGGAACGGCTGCGATTCAATGTCACCTACAGTGCCACCGATTTCAACAAT
The Agarivorans aestuarii DNA segment above includes these coding regions:
- the truD gene encoding tRNA pseudouridine(13) synthase TruD codes for the protein MSNYLQEINQLNYLHGKPQSSGILKQQADDFCVDEVLPFEFSGDGEHMMVKVEKTGENTSWVVKMLAEACQVSPKVISYAGLKDRHAVTTQWFSIQLPGKPNIELPEQLGEGVKVLAIKRHNRKLKRGALSGNNFRIRLRDVSDMQDAIARAESVAQAGVPNYFGAQRFGRGASNIDSALAMFTGQRVKNRDKRSIYLSAARSLVFNRAVSERIAQQHFSEVLTGDVMKFASSNAYFVAEQVDADILARFQQGEIELSAPMVGKGELASLGDALKFETSVLGTSPEIISGLSEAGLKMERRALALKPQQFSAKADGNDLVLSFYLSAGNYATSILREIVNCQGEGHDHISE
- the surE gene encoding 5'/3'-nucleotidase SurE, with the protein product MTILVSNDDGIHAPGIQCLAQCLKQLAPVLTVAPDRNCSGASNSLTLENPLRIVHLDEQTISVKGTPTDCVHLAINELVDELPELVVAGINAGANLGDDVLYSGTVAAAMEGRNLGLPAIAVSLVGSEGKHYQTAAEVTLKLIKQLREHALPSNQILNVNVPDLPMEQIKGVKVTRAGSRHRAEVMVKQQDPRGHDIYWLGPPGEKQDAGEGTDFHAVAQGYVSITPLTIDMTAHSFIGKLDTWIKDWEAR
- the ftsB gene encoding cell division protein FtsB, yielding MRSFKILLILIVLLLQYQLWFGKNSLNDYFALREEVTKHDLANQELAQRNSVLVAEIADLRSGLDAVEEHARNELGMIKQGETFYRIIPSSEIEQ
- the mutS gene encoding DNA mismatch repair protein MutS, coding for MTPMTETNLEKHTPMMRQYLNLKAQHPDILLFYRMGDFYELFYDDAKRASELMDISLTKRGQSAGTPIPMAGIPYHAAENYLSRLVQLGESVAICEQIGDPATSKGPVERKVVRIITPGTVSDEALLEEKHDNLLVSVVNQQQQIGLAYLDIASGRFVINQFNGEDQLQAELQRLNPAELLYPDDFEYYSSLQNYKGLRRRGEWEFDLATAEKVLNQQFGTRHLDGFGVSEYPLALSAAGCLLQYVQDTQRTALPHINAIIIESQSQFIQLDAASRKNLELTRNLSGTYDNTLSTILDRSATAMGSRLLNRWIHQPLSNQQEVVARQDCIAEMLSSDLYPQLQSILKSIGDIERILARLALRSARPRDLARLRNAFEQLPELQSYLHNSQALAPLAKTIGEFPDTLGLLQSAIIDNPPVLIRDGGVIAPGYNQELDEWRNLSEGATQFLRDIEQREREQTGIANLKIGYNKVHGFYIEVSRAQAEQVPDHYIRRQTLKNMERYIIAELKEHEEKVLSSQGKALALEKQLYEQLLDLLMPALSKMQQSAQAVAQLDVLACLAERAESLNYSRPSFSKSSGINIQGGRHPVVEQVHDTPFIANPVQLNKQRQLLIVTGPNMGGKSTYMRQTALICLMAYMGSFVPADGAELGPIDKIFTRIGASDDLASGRSTFMVEMTETANILHNATANSLVLMDEIGRGTSTYDGMSLAWAVAQALAKLKSQTLFATHYFELTQLPELLEGVANVHLDAVEHQDTIAFMHQVQDGAASKSYGLQVAALAGIPKTVINQAKRKLKQLEATESTGSNAINGDLAGQLNMDLGEPDPHPVLIQLNKLDPNELSPKAALDFLFKLKQQSQ
- a CDS encoding protein-L-isoaspartate(D-aspartate) O-methyltransferase is translated as MQFGESPNSVKLVNQLRQHGIQNQAVLNAIAKLPRQYFIDEALAHQAWDNTALPIGQGQTLSQPYIVAKMTEILLQTKPKKVLEIGTGSGYQTAVLASLVDQVYSVERIKTLQFQAKRRLKMLDLHNVATKHGDGWQGWASKGPFDAIIVTAAAAAIPQALVGQLSVGGRMIIPVGEQQQQQALILIEKHPQGFTQHNLEPVRFVPLINGELA
- the ispD gene encoding 2-C-methyl-D-erythritol 4-phosphate cytidylyltransferase, which translates into the protein MKPECKQYTALLPAAGIGSRMQASLPKQYLRLGEQTILETTAKVFLSHPAIKNLIIVLHPNDTWFNQLPLAKDVRINTVIGGDERADSVLAGLKAAKQDEWVLVHDAARPCITQSDISKLISAVELQQYGGILATQVRDTMKRGADGKIAQTVSREQLWHALTPQMFKVKQLKDNIQNALLTGAVITDEASAMEWANCPVSLVTGRSDNIKVTCPEDLALAKWFISQQQTEEDL
- the eno gene encoding phosphopyruvate hydratase translates to MSNIVKVLGREIMDSRGNPTVEAEVHLADGSIGMAAAPSGASTGSREALELRDGDKARYLGKGVLKAVEAVNGPIAEALAGKDALAQAELDQIMIDLDGTENKANFGANAILAVSLAAAKAAAASKKVPLYAHIADLNGTSGVYSMPLPMMNIINGGEHADNSVDIQEFMIQPVGAANFREGLRMGAEVFHALAKVLKAGGHSTAVGDEGGFAPNLESNEAALAAIKTAVANAGYELGKDITLAMDCAASEFYDKEANIYDLKGEGKKFTSEEFNVFLQELTEQYPIVSIEDGLDESDWDGFAHQTKLMGDKIQLVGDDLFVTNTKILKRGIDNGIANSILIKFNQIGSLTETLAAIKMAKDAGFTAVISHRSGETEDATIADLAVGTAAGQIKTGSLSRSDRVAKYNQLLRIEEALGSKAPYNGLKEVKGQ
- a CDS encoding YqaA family protein, with amino-acid sequence MKIFSALYDRVMTWSEHRHAVRYLSGMSFIESIFWPIPVDVMLAPMALSRPNKALRFAMLATIFSVLGAALGYALGQFFYEPLVEPFIKSVGYQHKMDVAFEWFEKWGVLVIFVASFTPVPYKVFTLTAGILNMAFIPFLLISLVGRGMRFYLVAGLMMWGGEKMEAQLRKYVEILGWLVVALAVVAYLLLR
- the ispF gene encoding 2-C-methyl-D-erythritol 2,4-cyclodiphosphate synthase, yielding MRIGHGFDVHKFGGDGPLMVAGVAIPYEQGFVAHSDGDVALHALCDALLGALALGDIGHHFPDNDQAYAGIDSRILLRQVVAQIFERGFKLANLDLTIVAQAPKMAPHIEAMRLNIAEDLQADVSQINVKATTTEKLGFEGRKEGISSHAVVLLEKC
- a CDS encoding peptidoglycan DD-metalloendopeptidase family protein, translated to MKKGETLYSIAWRAGIDPEQLAKRNNIPAPYTIYVGQTIKLKGSGVKSGNAKTNKHKTVKSQVKDVNKSSKELEPTSTKAYAKNSPKVTAKAKTGPVKGWIWPTKGNVIKGFSNKENGNKGLDIRGKQGQKIVASAPGRVVYAGSALRGYGKLIIIKHNDDYLSAYAHNSRLRVKEKQQVVVGQHIADMGDTGTTDTRLHFEIRFKGKSVDPAKYLPAL
- the rpoS gene encoding RNA polymerase sigma factor RpoS, with the translated sequence MTQVKTAVKLKSVSTEGSKNQSVSKKSDKDDIMQADVSKSLDATQLYLGEIGFSPLLTAEEEVLYARRALRGDEAARKRMIESNLRLVVKIARRYNNRGLALLDLIEEGNLGLIRAVEKFDPERGFRFSTYATWWIRQTIERAIMNQTRTIRLPIHVVKELNVYLRTARELAHRLDHEPTAEEIAETLDRPVEDVTKMLRLNERISSVDTPIGGDNDKALLDIISDENDHGPEHKTQDDDMKNSIVGWLGELNSKQREVLARRFGLLGYEASTLEDVGREIGLTRERVRQIQVEALRRLRDILSLQNLSIDSLFKV